TCGGGCTTGCTTCGTTTACAGCTGAGCAGCGGACAAAGGAAGTTGGCGTGAGAAAAGTTCTCGGCGCTACTGTCAGTAATATTGTCCTATTACTTTCACGAGAATTTACCTGGCTTGTGCTCATTGCATTTGTTGTCTCAGCACCCATTGCCTGGTATTTTATGAGTAGTTGGTTACAAAATTTTGCATATCATGTTTCTCTTAGTGTTGATATTTTTGTTTTGGCAGGAATCGCAGCTCTTGTCATCGCCTGGGTGACGGTGAGCTACCAGGCAACAAAAGTCGCTTTGACAAATCCAGCAAAAGCTTTGAGATATGAGTAACTGACTCGACACAAATTTATCTAAACTCCACATTAGCGATTTTGTGGCCGCTCCGGCTCCTCGTCCCGAATTCATTATTATATTTTTAAAGGAATGTCGGGACGAGGGATCCTGCGCGGGCTTCAGGCGCCTCCTCCCGATTTCATTATTATAAAAAAAATGCAGGAAAATCGGGACGGGGTCGCCTTTCGCTAAATTTTTCGTACAAGTTCCCCAAAACAGTAGGGGCAGGTCTTGTACCTGCCCGCCTCGGGCGTCCACAAGGGACGCCCCTACCACCCGCAATTTCAAATTGAAGCTCCCACAAATTTACCCTAGTTATGGCCGTCTTTGCGAGGCATTTTTTTGCCGAAGCAATCTCACGCCTGCCTGATCAGGAGATTGCTTCGCTGAGAAGCGCTCGCAAAAACAGTAAAAATTATGTTTTCGCTCAGGCGCTATTACATGATTTCAATGTAGGGGCGTTCAATTGAAAGCCCCTATGAATATTACCTTGACATTCCAAAACGAGAATTGTACTTTCTAATACCATGATTGGAAAGACAATTTCCCACTAGAAAATAAATCGGCTCTATAAAATGACCATTGATGCAGGCATTCACAGGCGAAAATCAATCCGGCTGCAGGAATATGATTATTCACAAGCCGGTGGTTATTTCTTGACAATCTGCACGCAGGAAAGAACAATGTCTGTTCGGTCGCATTGCTGATGAAAATATGATTTTAAATGACGCCGGAAAAATGGTTGCAAAATGGTATCATGAATTGCAAAACAAATTTCCCGATATCAAATGTGATGACTCGGCCGTCATGCCCAATCATTTTCACGGTGTAATTATGAACGTAGGGGCAGACCTGTGTGTCTGCCCCGAACATGATACCGATTTCGACGCATCCCAGGGCGAACACATAGGTTCGCCCCTACCCCAGGTTGTGCAATGGTTTAAAACCATGACCACAAACGAATACATTCGCCGGGTCAGAAAATCCAATAAAATTTCAGCTCGACACAGAAAATCCGGGAAAAAATCTTTTTAATTTAAAAAGTGTTTGATTTTAACCAAAAAAGGTATAATTTGTATACCATTATGGAGTTTGAATTTGATCAACAAAAAAGTGAAGAAAATAAGAAGAAACATGGAATTAGTTTTGAGGAAGCACAAAGTCGTTGGCAAGATTCATACAGAATTGTTATACCGGCCAAGAATTTGGATGAGCCAAGGTTTATTTTAATCAGCAAAATTCAAGAAAAATACTGGTCTGCAGTTTATACAGTTAGAGAAAATAAAATCAGATTAATATCAGTTAGAAGGTCAAGAAAAAATGAAAAAGAAATTTATGAAGGCTGAAGATTTTGACAAAAAATTTGATGATGGTGAAGATGTGTCTGAGTTCCTCGATTTTTCAAAATCTGAAAGGCCTGGGCAAAACCAGAAACGAGTTAATGTAGATTTCCCTATTTGGATGATTCAATCTCTTGATAAAGAGGCAAGAAGATTAGGTGTTACCAGACAATCAATCATCAAAGTATGGATTGCTGAAAGATTAAAAGAAGCTTCAGTTTAATTGCCACCAGCCTGAAAAGACACCACGAGGACGAGGAGGAAACATGAAACTGAAACAAATCGGCCACTATAAAATTCTGGACAAACTCGGCGAAGGCGGCATGGGGGTGGTCTACAAAGCCCAGGACACCAAACTCAAAAGAACGGTCGCGCTTAAATTCCTGCCCCTTGATAGGCTTGGGACGGGGGAAGAGAAGGATCGCTTTGTCCGCGAAGCACAGGCCGCGGCTGCGCTAAACCACCCAAATATTGCCACCATTTACTCCATCGATGAAGAAGAAGGTCACCTGTACATCTCCATGGAATACATCGAAGGAGAGAGCCTGAAAGAAAAAACTGCTTCCTCACCGCTGAAGCTGAAAAAAGTCGTGGATATTTCAGCACAAACAGCTCTCGGACTCCAGGCAGCACACGAACAAGGTGTCGTTCATCGGGACATCAAAAGTTCGAACATTATGGTAACGCCCAAAGGCCAGGTGAAAATCATGGACTTCGGGCTGGCAAAATTTGCGGGCAGTTCTTTGCTTACAAAAGC
This region of candidate division KSB1 bacterium genomic DNA includes:
- a CDS encoding CopG family transcriptional regulator; protein product: MKAEDFDKKFDDGEDVSEFLDFSKSERPGQNQKRVNVDFPIWMIQSLDKEARRLGVTRQSIIKVWIAERLKEASV
- a CDS encoding BrnT family toxin, producing MEFEFDQQKSEENKKKHGISFEEAQSRWQDSYRIVIPAKNLDEPRFILISKIQEKYWSAVYTVRENKIRLISVRRSRKNEKEIYEG